One part of the Candidatus Stygibacter australis genome encodes these proteins:
- the tnpA gene encoding IS200/IS605 family transposase, producing MAGSFHRINLHIVFSTKNRYPFLQDKEIRIKLFSYIYGLSKSQGLIPIRVGGWLDHVHILIRLNKKDLPEAVKYIKRESSRWLHKTSLFLSKFKWQKGYAVFSVSESMIPVVCDYIEKQEEHHRKMSFRDEYLLFLKKNNIEYDQKYVFDGEDCNLDD from the coding sequence ATGGCTGGCTCATTTCATCGTATTAATTTACATATTGTATTTTCTACTAAAAACAGATATCCCTTTTTACAGGATAAAGAGATCAGAATTAAATTATTTTCCTATATATACGGACTTAGTAAATCACAAGGCTTAATACCGATCAGAGTTGGTGGCTGGTTAGATCATGTACATATATTGATCAGATTAAATAAAAAAGATCTTCCTGAAGCCGTTAAATATATAAAAAGAGAATCATCTCGCTGGTTGCATAAAACCAGTCTCTTTTTATCAAAATTTAAATGGCAAAAAGGTTATGCAGTTTTTTCTGTAAGTGAATCAATGATCCCAGTTGTATGCGATTATATAGAAAAGCAGGAGGAGCATCATAGGAAAATGTCTTTTAGGGATGAATATTTATTATTTTTGAAGAAGAACAATATTGAATATGACCAGAAATACGTTTTTGATGGTGAAGATTGTAATTTAGATGATTAA
- a CDS encoding DUF2851 family protein produces the protein MDITDFTERFLYHIWDAGHLKPDLMTVSGKKIKIISPGRFSSSAGPDFREAVISIDNDLIRGDVELHKTTYDWKAHGHVDDPNYCRIILHVVYQHNLKPDFTIDKKGRQIEIFAMQDYLDDDIIKIFTGYQDDPQIPKDKFCSFFAGQPAELLEPVLLKYGCQRIDEKAKRFAAEQYFTGFNQLAYQGILEALGYSKNKYQMLQLASLITYSQLRIFAQGGLSEQQFIAIWLGASGLINKLPSTFPAEFVLKWKELYSRQDFFKEQLEIDWHLFRIRPVNHPAIRLLQVSNLVYESLKGSLFNNFIKLFSFPVGKINMAEFYQRLYQLFIRPGEFLPEKYQLGKTRLDTLFINIILPLALLYAQENKFSEMTDAILYIYKNYHSLPDNYITKSMRQFMDPPQIRLSRKKAVYQQAILHIYNNFCRFHTCTQCQTYKTQTLAQMQNPNL, from the coding sequence ATGGATATTACTGATTTCACGGAGCGTTTTCTTTATCATATCTGGGATGCCGGACATTTGAAACCTGATTTGATGACAGTATCAGGTAAGAAAATTAAGATCATTTCTCCAGGCAGATTCAGCAGTTCAGCAGGTCCTGATTTTCGGGAAGCTGTTATTTCTATCGATAATGATCTCATCCGTGGAGATGTGGAATTACACAAAACGACCTATGACTGGAAGGCTCATGGTCATGTTGATGACCCCAATTATTGTCGTATTATCCTGCACGTGGTCTATCAGCATAATCTAAAACCGGATTTCACGATTGATAAAAAAGGCAGGCAAATAGAAATATTTGCCATGCAGGATTATCTTGATGATGATATTATTAAAATATTCACAGGCTATCAGGATGATCCCCAGATACCTAAGGATAAATTCTGCTCTTTTTTTGCTGGTCAACCTGCTGAATTGCTCGAGCCGGTTCTCCTTAAATATGGCTGCCAGAGAATTGACGAAAAAGCCAAACGCTTTGCTGCTGAACAATATTTTACAGGGTTCAATCAGCTTGCCTATCAAGGCATCCTGGAAGCTCTGGGTTATAGTAAAAATAAATACCAGATGCTCCAGCTTGCCAGTTTAATTACTTATTCACAACTTCGGATATTTGCTCAGGGAGGTTTGTCAGAACAACAGTTCATTGCCATCTGGCTTGGTGCATCGGGTTTGATAAATAAGCTGCCCTCAACCTTTCCAGCAGAATTTGTGCTCAAATGGAAGGAACTATATTCCAGGCAGGATTTCTTTAAAGAGCAACTGGAAATTGACTGGCATCTATTCAGAATTCGTCCAGTAAACCATCCAGCCATCAGACTTCTGCAAGTCTCAAATCTAGTGTATGAATCTCTGAAGGGTTCATTATTTAACAACTTCATAAAGCTCTTTTCATTTCCAGTTGGCAAGATCAACATGGCTGAATTCTATCAGAGATTATACCAATTATTTATCCGTCCTGGTGAATTTCTTCCTGAAAAATATCAGTTGGGTAAAACAAGGCTGGATACTTTATTCATTAATATCATTCTGCCCCTTGCTCTGCTATATGCTCAGGAAAACAAATTCAGTGAAATGACGGATGCCATACTCTATATCTATAAAAATTATCATTCTTTACCAGATAATTATATCACCAAATCCATGCGTCAGTTCATGGACCCTCCTCAAATCCGTCTTAGCAGGAAAAAAGCAGTCTATCAACAGGCTATTCTGCATATTTACAATAATTTTTGCCGCTTCCACACCTGCACTCAATGTCAGACTTATAAAACTCAAACCCTTGCCCAAATGCAAAATCCCAATCTCTAA
- a CDS encoding C10 family peptidase, giving the protein MRKSYLMIIGLLLLCNILFSAQAGLNMCQKVASTKLSQLGKTNTYTLEKEEVIVDQDMMLGYVFELSPQGYMVISADDNLPPVIAYSFTSNFYNEKMGNILLDLIKSDISLRLDNLSRLPESIISRRKTEWDDLLTEEGRPDRPEQWPPEGSTPTGGWLLENWTQSAPYNNFCPLDTVTGGRSIAGCPSIAMSQILNYHRTVNSVFFDDEDDYYHNYAGRQYWIDNDYQLLDFLSFPQINSALDSLAFHYQYGLPVSNDEKAALVFACGVAATQVYTSQASGTFGVSQAYDAFMKFNFDESQLIDESTPDFYQHIAQNIMEGLPVHFASVTPAWDSGHNFVVDGYNTDEFYHLNLGWGGTYNGWYLLPDEIPYGLTVVEGAIVDIIPPDPPVGFVSGQVTLEPAIVDTFMITVTIDNDYQEYTLDIQPDESGTVSYITQVSVGNYSVSATYPDYEFITYNNVLVEEYDNATVDFTLSQLIAPAELEGVLTGNEASLNWQHDSARAFQYYNIYRSVGSINNTPYALLDTTNQCSYIDTILFPHSSLLGYYITAVYAQENESHSSNTVYMEYLVPNTDEEIAIPEMLGNYPNPFNPSTTIYFSLENDDYVELSVYNLKGQIVNKLVTGDFAQGRHSIIWSGEDENENIVPSGLYLYKLKTDNNIFTRRMLLLK; this is encoded by the coding sequence ATGAGAAAAAGCTATTTGATGATCATTGGTTTATTGTTACTATGTAATATTCTATTTTCTGCTCAGGCAGGACTAAACATGTGCCAGAAAGTGGCATCCACTAAGCTTTCTCAATTGGGGAAAACAAATACTTATACTCTGGAAAAAGAAGAAGTTATAGTCGATCAAGATATGATGTTGGGCTACGTATTTGAATTGTCTCCTCAGGGATACATGGTAATATCTGCTGATGATAATTTACCACCCGTAATTGCTTATTCATTTACAAGTAACTTTTATAATGAGAAAATGGGAAATATTCTTCTGGATCTGATAAAATCAGATATCAGCCTTCGACTTGATAATTTATCGCGTCTACCAGAATCAATAATATCACGCAGAAAAACAGAATGGGATGATCTGCTGACAGAAGAGGGCAGACCTGATAGACCAGAGCAGTGGCCTCCTGAGGGCAGTACACCAACTGGTGGCTGGCTGCTGGAGAACTGGACACAATCTGCACCTTATAATAATTTCTGCCCGTTGGATACAGTTACCGGGGGTAGGAGTATTGCCGGTTGTCCATCGATTGCCATGTCTCAAATATTAAATTATCATAGAACCGTAAATTCTGTATTTTTTGACGATGAAGATGATTATTATCATAATTATGCTGGCAGACAGTACTGGATAGATAATGATTATCAGCTTCTGGATTTTCTCTCCTTTCCGCAGATCAATTCTGCTCTTGATAGCCTGGCTTTTCATTATCAATATGGCCTGCCGGTTTCTAATGATGAAAAGGCAGCACTTGTATTTGCCTGTGGCGTGGCTGCTACACAGGTTTACACATCTCAAGCATCAGGAACTTTTGGAGTGAGTCAGGCTTATGATGCCTTCATGAAATTTAATTTTGATGAGTCTCAGCTTATTGATGAATCCACACCTGATTTTTATCAACATATAGCTCAGAATATTATGGAAGGTTTACCGGTTCATTTTGCTTCCGTCACTCCTGCCTGGGATTCAGGACATAATTTTGTAGTGGATGGATATAATACTGATGAGTTTTATCATTTAAATTTAGGTTGGGGAGGTACATATAATGGCTGGTATCTGCTTCCTGATGAGATCCCTTATGGTTTGACGGTGGTGGAAGGAGCGATAGTAGATATTATTCCACCTGATCCTCCAGTCGGCTTTGTCAGCGGTCAGGTAACGCTTGAACCAGCAATTGTAGATACATTTATGATCACTGTTACTATCGATAATGATTATCAGGAATACACCCTGGATATTCAACCTGATGAATCAGGAACAGTTTCATATATCACCCAGGTTTCTGTAGGCAATTATTCTGTATCAGCCACCTATCCTGATTATGAATTCATCACTTATAATAATGTTTTAGTCGAAGAATATGATAATGCAACAGTCGATTTTACCTTATCTCAACTGATTGCTCCCGCTGAATTGGAAGGAGTACTTACTGGAAATGAAGCTTCATTGAACTGGCAACATGATTCTGCAAGAGCTTTTCAGTATTATAACATTTACCGCAGTGTAGGCAGTATAAATAATACTCCTTACGCTTTGCTGGATACCACCAATCAATGCAGTTATATAGATACTATTTTATTTCCTCATTCCTCTTTATTGGGCTATTATATAACAGCAGTTTATGCGCAGGAAAATGAAAGTCATTCCTCAAATACAGTCTATATGGAATATTTAGTACCTAATACTGATGAAGAGATTGCGATTCCAGAAATGCTGGGTAATTATCCAAATCCTTTTAACCCTTCTACCACGATCTATTTCTCCCTGGAAAATGATGATTATGTTGAGCTTTCGGTATATAATCTTAAAGGACAAATAGTTAATAAATTAGTCACAGGTGATTTTGCTCAAGGCAGGCATTCGATTATCTGGAGCGGGGAAGATGAGAATGAGAATATTGTTCCCTCAGGGCTATATCTATATAAACTTAAAACAGATAATAACATCTTCACGAGGAGAATGTTGTTATTAAAATAA
- a CDS encoding FAD-dependent oxidoreductase, which yields MKLKDFLSPFYVWKRAFDKPFTTRKPLEERPGADRYRGFHQNDMTKCIGCGSCEVICQNAAIDMVPVKEIETTLTDSGLRPQIDYGRCCWCALCVDICTTGSLKMSNEYIWIDTDPEVFRFVPGADTKSWDNIPEGYSQHDNYTLLNLDRIEMPSLSADESKKTFLEIVKGFSKEEAIKEAQRCVECGLCVASCPAHMDIPDYIRAIREDDLDEAIRLLYDTNPMPATCGRICTHLCEDACSIGVKGEPLAIRWLKRYIVDQIDESDFKNILADEFKPNGKKVAIIGSGPGGLSAAYYLVTAGYNVTIYESSKLPGGMIRYGVPEYRMPYDQIDQDINYIKELGVEIKLDNRIGKDTPFIELYNNYDAVFFSTGLTDPYKMAIDGEDLPGVFSGMQILDDVTKGIKLDIGKKVVVIGGGNVAIDAARTALRLGAESTIIYRRREEDMPADEEEIDDAHAENVEFITQAIPSKIEKSENGKLRFFWNNAEMVAKEGASRPSPVAIKGDFQSREVDAVISAIGQGGDFTFLTPEFESKIKFKRGKVILNADCQTSEPKIFAGGDIANPTADAISAIADGHNAARGIDKFLNK from the coding sequence ATGAAATTAAAAGATTTTCTCTCCCCATTTTATGTTTGGAAACGTGCTTTTGACAAGCCGTTCACAACTCGAAAACCTCTGGAAGAACGTCCTGGTGCTGATCGTTACCGTGGTTTTCACCAGAATGATATGACTAAATGTATCGGTTGTGGCTCCTGTGAAGTGATATGCCAGAATGCCGCTATTGATATGGTACCTGTTAAAGAAATTGAAACTACTTTGACTGATAGTGGTTTGCGTCCTCAGATAGATTATGGACGCTGCTGCTGGTGCGCTCTTTGTGTGGATATCTGCACAACCGGTTCCCTGAAAATGTCTAATGAATATATCTGGATTGATACTGATCCCGAGGTGTTCAGATTTGTTCCAGGTGCGGATACCAAATCATGGGATAATATTCCAGAAGGATATTCCCAGCATGATAATTACACTTTGCTGAATTTGGATAGAATTGAAATGCCATCACTATCAGCAGATGAGAGCAAGAAAACTTTCCTGGAGATCGTGAAAGGATTTAGTAAAGAAGAAGCTATCAAGGAAGCACAACGCTGTGTGGAATGCGGCTTATGCGTGGCATCCTGCCCTGCTCATATGGATATACCAGATTATATCAGGGCAATCCGAGAAGATGACCTTGATGAAGCTATTAGACTGCTATATGATACAAATCCCATGCCGGCAACATGTGGTCGCATTTGCACGCATCTCTGCGAAGATGCCTGCTCTATTGGTGTAAAAGGTGAACCACTTGCTATTCGCTGGTTGAAACGCTATATTGTTGACCAGATTGATGAATCAGATTTTAAAAATATATTAGCGGATGAATTCAAACCTAATGGTAAGAAAGTTGCCATCATAGGTTCTGGTCCTGGTGGATTAAGTGCTGCTTATTATCTGGTGACTGCCGGGTATAATGTAACAATCTATGAATCCAGTAAACTTCCTGGAGGTATGATCCGCTATGGTGTTCCCGAATACCGTATGCCTTATGACCAGATTGATCAGGATATTAATTATATCAAAGAACTTGGAGTAGAAATTAAACTTGATAATAGAATTGGAAAGGATACACCATTTATAGAACTTTATAATAATTACGATGCAGTATTCTTTTCCACAGGTTTAACTGATCCCTATAAAATGGCAATTGATGGTGAAGACCTTCCCGGTGTTTTCTCAGGCATGCAAATTCTTGACGATGTCACTAAGGGCATCAAACTAGATATCGGAAAAAAGGTCGTTGTTATTGGCGGTGGAAATGTGGCCATTGATGCAGCACGTACTGCCCTTAGATTAGGTGCTGAGTCCACAATTATCTATCGCAGAAGAGAAGAAGATATGCCTGCTGATGAAGAAGAAATTGATGACGCTCATGCAGAAAATGTAGAATTTATAACTCAGGCAATACCTTCAAAAATAGAAAAATCAGAGAATGGCAAGCTAAGATTCTTCTGGAATAATGCGGAAATGGTTGCCAAAGAAGGAGCTTCACGCCCCTCTCCTGTTGCCATCAAAGGTGATTTTCAATCTCGTGAAGTTGATGCTGTGATCTCTGCTATTGGTCAAGGTGGGGATTTTACTTTCCTCACACCTGAATTTGAAAGCAAGATCAAATTTAAGAGAGGAAAAGTCATCTTAAATGCTGACTGTCAGACTTCTGAACCTAAGATATTTGCTGGTGGTGATATTGCAAATCCCACTGCTGATGCCATCTCTGCTATTGCTGATGGACATAATGCTGCCAGGGGAATTGATAAATTCCTGAATAAATAA
- a CDS encoding NADH-quinone oxidoreductase subunit D codes for MKTDRSKFPPVIDGKAQFDLESGKYIKVWQGPQHPGVTGNMALELIISGDEIIDLTTHVGYLHRGFEKLMERRRFIQCFPIVCRICVPEPDTNEYLLAAAAEELAGIEIPEKAKWLRTLTLELSRLASFLMWIGGQSGSFGMGTVAQWAIAQRDFILDLFEELSGGRIYHMYIIPGGVRDDLPQGWDKHLEEVLVKTEKILSEIEIVLFNNIVFKMRAKDLGVITPEMVDKFGIVGPNARAAGLARDLRKDEPYLIYDQLDFEILTMDYSDAYNRTYLRWQEMWQSIDLIRQIMAKMPAGDDYHYNLPNVLNWKIPYGETYVKAESTRGEYGYYVVSDGSGYPRRVYVRGPSYTHAMSLLPHLAVNVNIADMAGLMVSLHTYPPEIER; via the coding sequence ATGAAAACTGATAGAAGTAAATTTCCTCCTGTTATCGATGGCAAAGCCCAGTTTGATCTTGAAAGTGGAAAATATATTAAAGTATGGCAAGGCCCCCAGCATCCAGGTGTAACAGGTAATATGGCTCTGGAACTGATTATCAGCGGTGATGAAATTATTGATCTTACAACTCATGTTGGTTATTTGCATCGTGGTTTTGAAAAGCTCATGGAACGTCGTCGCTTTATTCAGTGCTTCCCTATTGTATGTCGTATTTGTGTACCAGAACCAGATACTAATGAATATCTGCTGGCTGCTGCTGCAGAGGAACTTGCTGGTATTGAGATACCAGAAAAGGCAAAATGGTTACGGACATTAACTCTTGAGCTTTCACGTCTGGCAAGTTTCTTAATGTGGATTGGAGGTCAATCGGGTTCATTCGGGATGGGTACGGTCGCTCAATGGGCAATAGCTCAACGTGATTTCATTCTTGATCTGTTTGAAGAACTCTCCGGAGGCAGAATTTATCACATGTACATCATTCCAGGTGGAGTTCGAGACGATCTTCCTCAGGGATGGGATAAACATTTAGAGGAAGTGCTTGTTAAGACTGAAAAAATACTAAGTGAAATAGAAATTGTCTTATTTAACAACATAGTTTTCAAAATGCGAGCCAAGGATCTGGGAGTTATCACTCCTGAGATGGTTGACAAATTTGGCATCGTAGGACCAAATGCTCGGGCTGCCGGACTTGCACGTGATCTGAGAAAAGATGAACCATATCTAATCTATGACCAGCTTGATTTTGAAATACTTACGATGGACTATTCTGATGCTTATAATCGCACCTATCTGCGTTGGCAGGAAATGTGGCAATCTATTGATCTTATTCGTCAGATCATGGCAAAAATGCCTGCTGGTGACGATTATCATTACAATCTTCCAAATGTACTCAACTGGAAGATACCCTACGGAGAAACCTATGTGAAAGCAGAATCTACCCGTGGAGAATATGGTTATTATGTGGTATCAGATGGAAGTGGCTATCCTCGTCGGGTATATGTAAGAGGTCCCAGTTACACTCATGCAATGTCACTGCTCCCGCATCTGGCAGTTAATGTAAATATAGCCGATATGGCAGGTCTAATGGTATCATTGCATACCTATCCACCTGAAATTGAGAGGTAA
- a CDS encoding NADH-quinone oxidoreductase subunit C, translating into MQEIINKLIDRYAIEPLQLKRNNQAFVTIEKDRLPDVLTWLRDYENYTHLAFITAVDYPEIEKFQLTYMLHNYETNTDLGLRVLLDRTQPVMVSVHHLWKQVEVYQRELREMFGIDFPGSPGLNENFALEGWDDIPPMRRDFDTKEYSEKTYFPRPGRKTHDPREYMKQKLYPEKKEDK; encoded by the coding sequence ATGCAGGAAATAATAAATAAATTAATTGATCGATATGCTATTGAGCCCTTGCAGCTAAAACGAAATAATCAGGCATTTGTGACAATCGAGAAAGACAGACTGCCAGATGTACTCACCTGGCTCAGAGATTATGAGAATTACACTCATCTTGCATTTATCACGGCAGTAGATTATCCTGAGATAGAAAAATTCCAACTCACTTACATGTTACATAATTATGAGACGAATACTGACCTTGGTTTACGGGTACTGCTGGATCGCACCCAGCCAGTAATGGTATCGGTGCATCATCTCTGGAAACAGGTAGAAGTATATCAACGTGAACTGCGAGAGATGTTTGGTATTGATTTTCCAGGAAGCCCAGGTCTTAACGAAAATTTTGCCTTGGAAGGCTGGGATGATATCCCTCCAATGAGAAGGGACTTTGATACTAAAGAATATTCTGAGAAAACCTATTTCCCACGTCCTGGTCGCAAAACTCATGATCCCCGGGAATACATGAAGCAGAAGCTATATCCTGAAAAGAAGGAGGATAAATAG
- a CDS encoding NADH-quinone oxidoreductase subunit B family protein, protein MDNKEIKTKIKLANDGLAEHEKALFCDARPQSYKPLGKYVEKFLNWARANSLWILGYGTGCGAIELRPLMTARFDMFRWGLAPRPTPRQAGVFVIGGYMSVKTLKRVIRSYEQMQGPKFVIALGSCTINGGMYWDSYNTINRLDHYLPVDIYITGCMPRPEALIAGFNKLKALIREEKTDGQNEYANNFDWYKANQKKIVKDWNMPDYNW, encoded by the coding sequence ATGGATAACAAAGAAATAAAAACAAAAATAAAACTGGCTAACGATGGTCTGGCAGAACACGAAAAAGCATTGTTTTGTGATGCCCGTCCTCAATCATATAAACCCTTAGGGAAATATGTTGAGAAATTTTTGAACTGGGCAAGGGCAAATTCTTTATGGATATTAGGCTATGGAACCGGTTGCGGAGCTATTGAACTGCGTCCCTTGATGACAGCACGTTTTGATATGTTTCGCTGGGGACTTGCCCCCAGACCAACTCCACGTCAGGCAGGAGTGTTTGTGATCGGTGGTTATATGAGTGTGAAAACCCTTAAAAGGGTGATCCGCAGTTATGAGCAGATGCAGGGGCCTAAATTTGTGATAGCTTTGGGAAGCTGCACAATCAATGGCGGGATGTATTGGGACAGCTATAATACCATTAATCGTCTTGATCACTATCTTCCGGTGGATATTTATATCACGGGTTGTATGCCACGTCCTGAAGCTCTTATTGCTGGTTTTAATAAACTCAAAGCACTGATCAGAGAAGAAAAAACTGATGGTCAAAATGAATATGCCAATAACTTTGACTGGTATAAAGCTAATCAAAAAAAGATCGTAAAAGACTGGAATATGCCAGACTATAACTGGTAG
- a CDS encoding NADH-quinone oxidoreductase subunit H — protein MDGLIIKIIYAFISLSVATIWGLLLGGIAMKVVARAHGRFGPPVWQPIVDIIKNNARRTSISHGIMYFLGPVFRIAGGMGTFLFIPFIFGSTVFGNFSFAGDLFLVMYFIFFGQLGMALGAGESGHPYSAIGVARGLSQMTAFELPFALSIISLVIQYGTLNITDIVAAQQGGILNWTLITNPLATIAALISLQGMNMHNPFSVVIAPQEIPIGPPTEYHSNFLGLLQTNRGLFNIAKLALFMNLYFGGATNLAMMILKTFLLYMITVIIGASFPRFRTEQSIRFFLGVPTILGILAVIIVAYL, from the coding sequence ATGGATGGACTTATAATCAAAATCATATATGCTTTTATTTCTTTGAGTGTTGCAACGATTTGGGGATTGCTTTTAGGTGGTATTGCCATGAAAGTGGTTGCCAGGGCACATGGTCGCTTTGGTCCACCTGTCTGGCAGCCTATTGTGGATATTATAAAGAATAATGCCAGAAGGACTTCCATAAGTCACGGCATTATGTATTTTCTTGGTCCTGTCTTCCGAATTGCTGGAGGCATGGGAACTTTTCTCTTTATTCCTTTCATCTTTGGTTCGACAGTGTTCGGTAATTTCAGTTTTGCTGGTGATCTGTTCCTGGTCATGTATTTCATTTTTTTCGGACAATTAGGAATGGCTCTCGGTGCCGGAGAAAGTGGACATCCATATAGCGCAATTGGTGTTGCCCGTGGACTGAGTCAAATGACTGCCTTTGAATTACCTTTTGCACTTTCAATCATCTCACTGGTTATTCAATATGGCACTTTGAATATTACTGATATAGTAGCTGCTCAGCAGGGCGGGATCCTCAATTGGACATTGATCACTAATCCTCTGGCAACTATAGCAGCGCTTATATCTCTTCAGGGCATGAATATGCATAATCCTTTCAGTGTTGTGATAGCTCCTCAGGAAATACCCATTGGCCCACCAACTGAATATCACAGTAACTTCCTGGGATTATTGCAGACCAATCGAGGACTTTTTAATATAGCCAAGCTTGCTTTATTTATGAACCTGTATTTTGGTGGTGCCACTAACCTGGCTATGATGATCCTGAAAACATTTTTACTATATATGATCACTGTCATAATTGGTGCTTCATTCCCGCGCTTCAGAACGGAACAGTCTATCAGGTTTTTCCTTGGTGTCCCCACTATACTGGGTATATTAGCCGTGATTATTGTCGCATATTTATAA